The following proteins are encoded in a genomic region of Arachis ipaensis cultivar K30076 chromosome B02, Araip1.1, whole genome shotgun sequence:
- the LOC110269228 gene encoding uncharacterized protein LOC110269228 produces the protein MTTVAPLKIRIFSDLVNKTRVVEEYAKTVALSKDTHGGNTSRGRGGCFNGGLPGHIARDCTHGKNLDAVALYDTGASHLFISFDEVEELGLKVSELAFELHVHTPHQKVMTRSSCRQVRFKLEGRGFVHDLICLLMVRLEMILGFDWLSKNRVLLDCFERSIQFMPEGENGAVIAEGYYLNSVMVHYSGEECQGYILLTANALVDAQNLDQISVVRDFSEDIPEFPPQRDIEFTIELVPGARPVSIAPYRMATIELAELNAQLEELLNKRFIRPSVSPWGALVLLVKKKDGAMRLCVDYR, from the exons ATGACTACTGTGGCTCCTTTGAAGATTCGTATTTTCTCCGATTTGGTGAACAAGACGAGAGTTGTTGAGGAATATGCAAAGACGGTAGCTTTGTCAAAGGACACTCATGGAGGAAACACTAGTCGGGGACGTG GTGGTTGCTTCAACGGTGGTTTGCCTGGCCACATTGCGAGAGATTGTACTCATGGGAAGAACCTGGATGCGG TTGCATTgtatgatactggagcttcgcaTTTGTTTATTTCGTTTGATGAAGTTGAGGAGCTAGGCTTGAAAGTTTCAGAATTAGCGTTTGAATTGCATGTACATACTCCACATCAGAAGGTTATGACTAGATCGAGTTGTAGGCAAGTACgtttcaagcttgagggtagagGTTTTGtacatgatttgatttgtttacTAATGGTCAggttggagatgattttgggATTTGATTGGTTGTCGAAGAATCGGGTTTTGCTGGATTGCTTTGAGCGGTCAATTCAGTTTATGCCAGAAGGAGAAAATGGAGCTGTGATAGCTGAGGGTTACtacctgaactctgtaatggtgcaCTATAGTGGTGAAGAATGTCAGGGTTATATCTTGTTGACTGCTAATGCTTTGGTCGACGCCCAGAACTTAGATCAGATTTCGGTAGTTAGAGACTTTTCGGAAGATATTCCTGAGTTCCCACCTCAAAGGGATATCGAATTTACGATTGAATTGGTGCCGGGAGCCAGACCAGTATCGATTGCGCCGTATAGAATGGCTACGATAGAGCTGGCTGAACTAAAtgctcagttggaagagcttttgaacaagaggttcattcgaccaAGTGTATCTCCGTGGGGAGCACTagttttattggtgaagaagaaggatggagcaaTGCGACTTTGTGTGGATTACCGATAG